One window of the Ruegeria sp. THAF33 genome contains the following:
- a CDS encoding NAD-dependent succinate-semialdehyde dehydrogenase, which produces MKEMNYPTIQHLIGRDWIASPTPEDRAVINPANGQTIGQIPQASAADLDHAVHSAESAFRRWKNSSPMERSAILRRFADLLRQNDRLIAGWITLDEGKPLAEALAEVRASADHVDWHAEECRRIYGRIIPSRSPGVQQLVVREPIGVCLAITPWNFPLSQAVRKVAAALASGCTMILKAPAEAPAGCMAIARYLLDAGLPEGCLNLVWGNAAFISETLIARPEVRKITFTGSVEVGKHLAELAGRHMKRATMELGGHAPVLVFDDADATAAARALAGNKLRNAGQVCIAPTRFYVQQGIYDRFLSELVSAFESVKVGDGLTEGTQMGPLCHRGRVNAMEKLVEDARENGARVLTGGKRLGNHGNFYAPTIVDTPNDDIDLMREEPFGPIAVVSSFRDIEDGLSRANGLPFGLASYVFTNSLERADKAAAGLQAGMVSINQFGLALPETPFGGVRDSGYGTEGGTETFEGYLITKFISRNRAPVL; this is translated from the coding sequence ATGAAAGAAATGAATTATCCGACCATCCAGCACCTCATCGGACGGGACTGGATCGCTTCTCCCACGCCGGAGGATCGTGCAGTCATAAACCCTGCAAACGGGCAAACTATCGGACAGATTCCGCAGGCTAGCGCCGCAGATCTGGACCATGCGGTTCACTCGGCCGAATCAGCTTTTCGCCGATGGAAAAACAGCTCTCCCATGGAACGAAGTGCAATTTTGCGACGGTTTGCCGACCTGCTGCGCCAAAATGACAGACTGATCGCTGGCTGGATCACTCTCGATGAAGGCAAGCCGCTGGCTGAGGCCTTGGCTGAGGTCCGCGCCTCAGCTGACCACGTCGACTGGCACGCCGAGGAATGTCGGCGCATTTATGGGCGCATCATTCCATCGCGCAGCCCGGGGGTACAGCAGCTTGTCGTGCGCGAACCGATAGGCGTCTGCCTTGCCATCACGCCTTGGAATTTTCCGCTGAGCCAAGCGGTACGCAAGGTCGCGGCGGCGCTTGCGTCAGGTTGCACGATGATCTTGAAAGCCCCGGCAGAGGCTCCGGCGGGCTGCATGGCAATTGCGCGCTATCTGCTGGATGCAGGCTTGCCCGAAGGCTGTCTGAACCTTGTCTGGGGTAATGCGGCCTTCATTTCGGAAACTCTTATTGCGCGCCCCGAGGTGCGCAAGATCACCTTCACCGGTTCGGTCGAGGTGGGCAAGCATCTGGCAGAATTGGCTGGCCGCCACATGAAGCGGGCGACGATGGAACTCGGCGGTCACGCGCCCGTATTGGTGTTCGACGACGCCGATGCCACGGCCGCGGCGCGCGCCTTGGCGGGCAACAAGCTGCGCAATGCAGGCCAGGTGTGCATCGCCCCAACCCGGTTTTACGTACAACAAGGCATCTACGACCGATTTCTGTCCGAGCTAGTTTCAGCATTTGAGAGCGTAAAGGTGGGCGATGGTTTAACCGAGGGCACACAGATGGGGCCATTGTGTCATCGCGGACGCGTGAATGCGATGGAAAAGCTCGTCGAGGATGCCCGCGAAAACGGCGCACGGGTGTTGACGGGAGGCAAAAGGCTTGGAAATCATGGTAACTTCTATGCCCCGACAATCGTCGATACGCCCAACGACGACATTGACTTGATGCGCGAAGAACCCTTCGGCCCGATTGCTGTCGTCTCGTCTTTTCGTGACATAGAGGACGGACTGTCGCGGGCCAACGGGCTACCCTTCGGGCTGGCGTCCTATGTCTTTACCAATTCGTTAGAGCGTGCAGATAAAGCAGCTGCGGGTTTGCAGGCAGGTATGGTAAGCATCAACCAGTTCGGCCTCGCTCTGCCCGAGACTCCGTTTGGAGGCGTGAGAGACAGCGGCTATGGGACTGAAGGCGGGACGGAAACCTTCGAAGGCTATCTCATTACCAAATTTATCTCGCGCAATCGCGCGCCAGTGCTGTGA
- a CDS encoding IclR family transcriptional regulator: MRPRKDRTKDAERQDRDFVTALARGLELLRAFRREGEALGNGELAERTGLSRSTVSRLAYTLNKLEYLSYDPDTARYRLAPPVLSLGFSCLAGIPLRQLAKPFMQELADYTGMPVAMASRDRLSMVYLERCKGTNAVTLAIEVGAHIKLATTAVGRACIAAHDPDERARILALVEEHEGDNWPNVQPGIEAAIADYQQHGYCTSFTEWKRDVNAVAVPFVPKDGSPIIAFNCGGPSQTLTRDWIESDVAHRLVDLVRRVAAVAP; this comes from the coding sequence GTGAGACCAAGGAAAGACCGCACCAAGGACGCCGAGAGACAGGACCGCGATTTTGTCACGGCGTTGGCGCGCGGCTTGGAGCTGTTGCGGGCCTTTCGGCGGGAAGGGGAAGCTCTGGGGAATGGTGAGTTGGCCGAGCGCACTGGCCTGAGCAGATCGACGGTCTCCCGGCTGGCCTATACACTGAACAAGCTGGAATACCTCAGCTACGACCCGGATACAGCACGTTATCGACTGGCCCCTCCAGTGCTTTCGTTGGGTTTCTCCTGCCTTGCAGGGATTCCGCTGCGGCAACTGGCGAAGCCCTTTATGCAGGAGCTGGCTGATTACACAGGCATGCCGGTGGCCATGGCCAGTCGTGACCGGCTATCGATGGTCTATCTGGAGCGGTGCAAGGGCACTAATGCCGTCACGCTGGCGATCGAGGTTGGTGCCCATATTAAACTGGCCACGACCGCGGTTGGTCGCGCCTGCATAGCGGCGCACGACCCGGATGAGCGGGCCAGAATTCTGGCCCTTGTGGAGGAACATGAAGGCGACAACTGGCCGAATGTGCAGCCCGGAATCGAAGCAGCTATCGCAGACTACCAACAGCACGGTTACTGCACGTCCTTCACGGAGTGGAAACGTGATGTGAACGCTGTAGCGGTGCCCTTCGTGCCGAAGGACGGCTCACCCATTATTGCCTTCAACTGCGGTGGCCCTTCGCAAACCCTTACGCGCGACTGGATCGAAAGCGACGTCGCGCACCGCCTTGTCGATCTTGTCCGCCGCGTTGCGGCGGTCGCACCCTGA
- a CDS encoding acyl-CoA dehydrogenase family protein has protein sequence MALDKDTLSQFLDALDRFVKERLIPYEDRVADEDVIPPMLVDEIRMMGLFGMSIPEDFGGLGLSMIEEVQAAFVLGQASPAFRSLVGTNNGIGSQGIIIDGTDEQKAQYLPALASGDMIASFALTEPDAGSDAGSLRTTARRDGNDFLLNGTKRYITNAPRADLFTVFARTNPEAEGSAGVSAFLVEAGTPGITLGQPDRKMGQKGSHTCDVILDNVRVPAANIIGGPDRLNKGFKTAMKVLDRGRLHISAVCVGAAERLIRDSLSYAMERKQFGEPIAEKQLIQAMLADSRAEAFAARCMIEETARRKDAGQNVSTDAACCKMFASEMVGRVADRAVQIHGGAGYMAEYAVERFYRDVRLFRIYEGTTQIQQILIARNMIRTAAA, from the coding sequence ATGGCCCTTGATAAAGATACCCTTTCCCAGTTTCTCGACGCGCTCGACCGCTTCGTGAAAGAGCGACTAATCCCTTACGAGGATCGCGTCGCCGACGAGGATGTGATTCCGCCGATGCTGGTCGATGAAATCCGCATGATGGGCCTTTTCGGCATGTCGATCCCGGAAGATTTCGGCGGGCTCGGCTTGTCGATGATAGAGGAAGTGCAAGCCGCTTTCGTTCTTGGCCAGGCTTCGCCTGCGTTCCGGTCGCTAGTTGGCACCAACAACGGGATCGGCTCTCAGGGAATCATCATCGATGGAACCGACGAGCAGAAGGCGCAGTATCTACCAGCTCTCGCGTCCGGAGATATGATCGCATCCTTCGCCCTAACCGAGCCAGATGCTGGGTCGGATGCTGGCAGTCTGCGCACTACGGCGCGGCGTGACGGTAACGATTTCCTTCTGAACGGCACGAAACGCTACATTACCAATGCACCGCGTGCCGATCTATTCACGGTTTTTGCCCGGACCAATCCAGAGGCGGAAGGTTCTGCCGGCGTAAGCGCCTTTCTCGTCGAGGCAGGGACGCCAGGCATAACGCTTGGCCAGCCTGACAGGAAGATGGGGCAGAAGGGCTCGCACACATGCGACGTCATCCTTGACAATGTCCGCGTGCCTGCCGCGAACATTATCGGCGGGCCGGACCGTCTGAACAAGGGCTTTAAGACAGCAATGAAAGTCCTTGACCGGGGCCGACTGCATATTTCTGCCGTCTGTGTGGGCGCCGCCGAACGGCTGATCCGTGACAGCCTATCCTATGCGATGGAACGCAAACAATTCGGTGAACCCATCGCTGAAAAGCAACTGATCCAAGCCATGCTGGCTGACAGTCGCGCCGAGGCCTTCGCAGCGCGTTGCATGATCGAAGAAACAGCACGCCGCAAGGACGCTGGTCAGAACGTGTCGACTGATGCTGCCTGCTGCAAGATGTTTGCCAGTGAGATGGTAGGTCGAGTGGCCGATCGCGCAGTGCAAATCCACGGCGGTGCAGGATACATGGCCGAATATGCGGTCGAGCGCTTCTATCGCGATGTGCGTCTCTTCCGCATCTACGAGGGGACAACCCAGATTCAGCAAATACTGATCGCGCGGAATATGATCCGCACTGCAGCAGCTTAA
- a CDS encoding iron-containing alcohol dehydrogenase → MDFNFLSTPRIVCESGGLGRIGSLMQDLSCTRALVVTDPGILACGFADEAAASLRAAGIEVEIFHKVEADPPIAVVEAAVEVARAFGADGIIGLGGGSSLDTAKVIAAAVANDQPITDMIGINQVTDKRLPLIQVPTTAGTGSEVTWVSVLTSESHEKKAVYAPQLLPDVALLDAKLTLGMPRHITAATALDAMVHAIEAVTSRTRKNPISDGMADKALVLLGQNLPIVMETPSDLSAREAMLLGATLAGMAFINASVGAIHALSYPLGTGFKVPHGHANALVAGPVMRFNMPVAEAEYARLSRLLLPSRPFNSDAAAAHGLIDEMERMLVESGLESRLSGVGVTEAAIPGMANEVVTGITRLLETNPRDMTAEDVSRLYQEAL, encoded by the coding sequence ATGGACTTCAATTTCCTTTCCACCCCGAGGATCGTCTGCGAGAGCGGTGGGCTTGGCCGGATCGGCAGCCTGATGCAAGATTTGTCTTGCACCCGTGCGCTGGTCGTGACGGACCCGGGCATATTGGCCTGTGGTTTTGCGGACGAGGCAGCCGCCTCACTTAGGGCTGCTGGCATCGAGGTTGAGATTTTTCATAAAGTCGAAGCGGACCCCCCGATCGCTGTCGTCGAGGCCGCGGTAGAGGTCGCGCGGGCCTTTGGTGCTGACGGAATCATCGGACTTGGCGGCGGCAGTTCACTGGACACTGCCAAGGTCATCGCAGCGGCGGTAGCCAACGATCAACCGATTACGGACATGATCGGGATTAATCAGGTCACCGATAAACGCTTGCCACTGATCCAGGTGCCAACCACGGCAGGGACCGGATCAGAGGTAACATGGGTGTCCGTGCTGACTTCGGAAAGCCACGAAAAAAAAGCGGTATATGCACCGCAGCTTCTGCCTGACGTTGCCTTGCTAGATGCAAAGCTAACATTGGGAATGCCTCGTCACATCACAGCGGCCACGGCGTTAGACGCAATGGTTCACGCCATTGAGGCAGTAACCAGTCGCACCAGAAAGAATCCCATTTCCGATGGAATGGCGGACAAAGCGCTGGTGCTTCTCGGTCAGAACTTACCAATCGTCATGGAAACGCCTTCGGACCTGTCAGCGCGAGAGGCCATGCTGTTGGGGGCGACACTGGCTGGGATGGCCTTCATTAATGCCAGCGTGGGGGCGATTCATGCCTTGTCATACCCACTTGGAACAGGTTTCAAGGTTCCTCACGGGCACGCAAACGCTCTGGTCGCAGGACCAGTGATGAGGTTCAACATGCCCGTTGCAGAAGCTGAATATGCTCGTCTATCGCGGTTACTACTGCCCTCGCGGCCTTTCAACTCTGATGCGGCTGCGGCCCATGGCCTGATCGACGAGATGGAACGGATGCTAGTCGAAAGCGGACTTGAGTCTCGACTTTCTGGTGTCGGAGTGACCGAGGCAGCCATTCCCGGAATGGCTAATGAGGTCGTGACCGGTATCACGCGATTGCTGGAGACCAACCCGCGCGACATGACAGCCGAAGATGTGTCGCGCCTCTATCAGGAGGCGCTTTGA
- a CDS encoding CaiB/BaiF CoA-transferase family protein: MAGSLDGIKVVDLSRVLGGPYCTQMLADHGAEVIKVEPPLGDETRSWGPPFNDELSAYFSGANRNKRSIAIDLQQPEGRDLILRFLQDADVLVHNFKSGTLEKWGLGYADVLRARFPRLVLCHVTGFGSDGPLGGFPGYDAVVQAMTGLMSINGNPSEGPTRMGTPIVDIGTGLIACNAILAALLERGRSGLGQAIEVPLYDCAISMMHPQAANSLMSGQIPMATGNGHPNIVPYDMFETSNGKLYLAIGNNGQFAKLCDVLGLPEVPCDPRFADNAARLAHRSEMTEVLSECLVQHDAFKLEPVLLKAGIPAGVVRNVNEALEHPHTRHRGMVVSVGTYRGTGVPARLSRTPGAVRAAPPRFGQHSRELLSEAGLTEAEIDRLTQANIVREEPRMRETT, translated from the coding sequence ATGGCTGGCTCATTGGACGGGATCAAGGTGGTCGACCTCAGCCGCGTGCTGGGCGGGCCTTACTGCACCCAAATGCTTGCGGATCATGGCGCTGAGGTCATCAAGGTGGAGCCGCCTCTGGGCGACGAGACCCGCAGTTGGGGCCCGCCTTTCAATGATGAACTCAGCGCTTATTTCTCTGGCGCCAACCGCAACAAGCGGTCCATCGCTATCGATCTGCAGCAACCGGAAGGGCGCGACCTGATTTTGCGGTTTCTTCAGGATGCGGATGTTTTAGTTCACAATTTTAAGTCTGGTACTCTTGAAAAATGGGGGCTTGGTTATGCTGATGTTCTCAGGGCACGTTTTCCTAGACTGGTACTCTGCCATGTGACTGGATTTGGTTCCGATGGCCCACTTGGCGGTTTTCCCGGCTATGACGCCGTGGTACAAGCTATGACGGGCCTCATGAGCATCAACGGCAATCCCTCCGAAGGCCCGACACGCATGGGTACGCCCATCGTGGACATCGGCACCGGTCTGATCGCCTGTAACGCTATTCTCGCCGCACTTTTGGAACGGGGCCGGTCCGGATTGGGCCAAGCCATCGAAGTGCCGCTATATGATTGCGCGATCAGCATGATGCATCCCCAAGCGGCTAATTCCCTCATGTCCGGACAGATACCAATGGCGACCGGCAATGGGCATCCAAATATCGTACCATACGACATGTTCGAAACAAGTAATGGCAAACTCTATCTGGCTATCGGTAACAATGGTCAGTTCGCAAAACTCTGTGACGTGCTTGGCCTACCTGAGGTGCCCTGCGATCCACGATTTGCCGACAATGCCGCGCGTCTTGCGCATCGGTCAGAGATGACAGAGGTCTTGTCAGAGTGCCTGGTGCAACATGACGCCTTCAAACTTGAGCCGGTGCTTTTGAAAGCTGGGATTCCCGCCGGAGTCGTTCGGAATGTGAATGAAGCGTTGGAGCATCCACACACCCGACATCGCGGCATGGTGGTATCAGTTGGCACCTACCGCGGCACCGGCGTGCCAGCACGCTTGTCGCGTACCCCCGGAGCGGTTCGCGCGGCACCGCCTCGCTTCGGGCAGCATAGTAGGGAGTTGCTTAGCGAGGCTGGACTGACAGAAGCTGAAATCGATAGATTGACTCAAGCGAATATCGTTCGAGAAGAACCGCGGATGCGCGAGACGACCTAA
- a CDS encoding AraC family transcriptional regulator gives MERLLISPDRIPEWIPGTTTLDSSGCNWNGITLKGYRYERQDAAIPPMRDYMIVAYDGAPTTMRRTSGGPWQSARVEKGRISLLTRAEESTWSWSEPITVRHVYLSHSELENTALSVFDRDPKSIEINDCLSAKDPCILNCIQLLENELKNGGIGQRLIIDALRIQIAVHLLRQYAKVSLTSDANSNFSPAQRQRIIDLVESCLGENLSLEDMAASIGFSQFHFSRQFKAEFGLAPYAYVLRKRISKAQEMLRKGNAPLKVVALDCGFADQSHFSRTFRKMTGATPAEFRRMA, from the coding sequence ATGGAAAGACTGCTCATATCACCGGACCGGATACCCGAATGGATTCCCGGCACGACTACGTTGGACAGTTCCGGGTGCAACTGGAACGGCATTACCCTGAAGGGCTATCGTTATGAGCGACAAGACGCGGCAATTCCCCCCATGCGCGACTATATGATTGTTGCATATGATGGCGCGCCAACCACTATGCGCCGCACGAGTGGCGGCCCATGGCAAAGCGCGCGCGTAGAGAAAGGTAGGATTTCCTTGCTCACGCGTGCAGAGGAATCCACTTGGAGTTGGTCCGAGCCTATCACGGTTAGACACGTCTATCTCAGTCACAGTGAACTCGAAAACACGGCCCTTTCGGTCTTTGATCGTGACCCGAAGTCCATTGAGATCAATGATTGTCTGTCTGCGAAGGACCCCTGTATCCTGAACTGCATCCAATTGCTAGAGAATGAGCTAAAGAACGGTGGAATCGGCCAGAGATTGATCATCGACGCCCTGCGCATCCAGATCGCCGTTCACCTTCTGCGTCAGTACGCCAAGGTCTCTTTGACCAGCGACGCAAACTCGAACTTCAGCCCTGCTCAAAGGCAGAGAATCATCGATCTCGTTGAAAGCTGCTTAGGTGAAAACCTCAGTCTGGAAGACATGGCCGCATCTATCGGTTTCAGCCAGTTTCACTTTTCGCGTCAGTTCAAGGCGGAGTTTGGGTTGGCACCGTATGCATATGTTTTGCGCAAGCGAATATCGAAGGCCCAGGAGATGCTGAGAAAGGGTAATGCCCCCCTGAAAGTGGTCGCGCTTGACTGCGGTTTTGCAGATCAGAGTCATTTTAGTCGAACTTTTCGAAAAATGACAGGCGCGACCCCCGCCGAATTCCGGCGCATGGCATAA
- a CDS encoding thioesterase family protein yields MNVPETEFKPRFAFERRIFFGDCDQLGIAFTGRITNFALEAIETFWDDLLSGRGWLFLLTERNTAMPFVSMDLQFHAPVKAGANLACEVYVVHVGESSVGLKVVGRQHDLICFECETKSVFRDASTFGKVKIESSIRQILLAEVGSENQTVS; encoded by the coding sequence ATGAATGTACCAGAAACAGAATTTAAACCACGATTTGCCTTCGAACGCAGGATTTTCTTTGGCGACTGTGACCAGCTGGGAATCGCCTTTACTGGCCGGATTACGAATTTCGCGCTGGAAGCGATCGAGACTTTCTGGGACGATTTGCTTTCAGGCCGGGGCTGGCTTTTTCTACTCACGGAAAGAAACACGGCCATGCCTTTTGTCTCTATGGACCTACAATTCCATGCGCCGGTGAAAGCAGGCGCGAACCTAGCATGCGAGGTCTATGTGGTCCATGTCGGGGAAAGTTCAGTTGGTCTAAAAGTTGTCGGCCGTCAGCATGACTTGATTTGCTTCGAATGCGAAACGAAGTCAGTTTTCCGAGATGCTTCAACATTTGGTAAAGTCAAAATTGAAAGCTCAATTCGGCAGATTTTGCTCGCGGAAGTGGGTTCGGAAAATCAAACAGTGAGCTAG